ACAGACTACAACTTAGACAGGGGCCCAGAAATGGACAAGGGGGagcagaaattaagaaattattcctttataaaacaaaattactccAGCTTAtaatagaatttcattttaacaaaatatgattattttataaagtatatcTGTAACTCCTGAAACAGAAAGGCGAAACTGCATCAGGAAGAAAAGCCTATGTTTCGGAGTCAGATAGTTTGGTTCAGACCTAGTGCCTCTTTGTAATCTGGTTGAAGCCCAAATCTCTTCCTCAGAAAACTGAGGAAGATAATACTTACAAGGTCATTTGAGGATTAAAAGTGATCATGTATGAAATACATTAcgtaacaaaaataaagacaaaagaaacatCTTTTCAACTGTGATTGTTAGACTTTTATTATGAATGCATTTTCTGAACCATCATTTCAGCTTTCACTAAAGCTGCAAATCTTAGAGCAGTTAATTTTAAAGAGATTGACTACAGCTTTCATACCATTGATGttgatgtctttttctttaaggAGCACTACGTGCGTTGACACTGATACTGACAGCCAAGCTGGAACCCTAGTTTCAATTTCCCTGTTATAAAAGCTATTCTACTTACTTGTGGGTGTTAACTTCATGTGAAGAATGTAAAGCAAATTCAGAAAAACCTGTAAATAAGCACATGAGACTACATTTCATAATTATTGGTAAAGATACAGTTACTCCttgatttttcaaataaacaaccatAATGTAGTAATCCAAGTTATTCTGGTGTtgagataaacattttttaaattcctgtccTGATAACCTTTCATttaggttattattttttgtttatattacaAGTTAAGTAAAACTGTGAAACTGacttgaatataaaaaaaaatcagtagtcaTGGATTAAACATTTGTCACTTAAAGTCATTAGCTTAGCTGCAACATGTTACCAAACCAATAAATATAACATTATTAGGTTAAGAGgcttaaaaaaaacagaatacaatTAAGGATGAATAAATATGTCATTAAAATGAACTGTACGTGAACTTTCAGTTTAAAAgtatacttttaaagaaatagaactaAGTAAATTATCTAAAGCTTCCATTTATACTACTTTTTCCTCCAGTAATTATCTCTTATGTGATAAAATGGTAAGATCTACGAGAATAAGAAAAAGTCCTTTCATATTTCATGATAGGTTTAATCAGGTAATCCCAGGAGGGAAAAAATCcattaaaacaaaatctgatgACAATCATACATGGGTATGATGTAACAAAAATGGTTACAAacttatatatgcatatttacattATATACTCAAAATTATCAAGCTAGTTAACTATATCTGAAGAGATACATTAAAACACGAGTTAAACAGATGTTCATTGCTTATTAGAAAGAATGCAGTCAAGCTTTTAATGGAAATAATATACAAGTGAGGCACTTTTGAGGTCAGGAATAGGAAGCAAATGACACTACACACTGGAAATGTTCACAAAAaatctatgtgtatttttaatacaaagacTTTTCAACTAGATTAttcttgaaaaatttcaaaacaacttAGGCAATTTAAGAAGCTTTCAGGaataatggctaacatttatcAGTGTACCAAAGTATATGAACATTTTATAACCACCTGGCTGCTAGGCAAACAGTACCTAATACCTTaaagcccttttctttttcttttggtttatatAAATCACCTCaggttgcatttcttttttttaaagaaattcattcTTTATGTTTGTCTCACTGAAAAACACCTCATGGTGCTATTATCATGATTTACAGACTTTTTTAGTGCAACAAGAATGCCAGTTTCTGGTGCTTCCTCTAATACTTGAAATGTGATCATGGAAGTCAAATCAAGAATAAGCATAATAATTAGTAAAGAATCTTTCTCAGGTAAGTAAAGTTTTCTAAGTTTTATGTGGAAAAATATTACACTTGCTTAATGCACCTTTGGGCTACAATTAAAAACCCaatttaacacatattttcaaCTGTAATCACAAAATCTAAAGTAAATTTCAACACAAGAAATATCCTTAAAATTCTTTACATTGACCCTTTAGAGGAAAGCACATTTCCTGGACTTTGGAGACTTACATGCATATTTAGAAACATTTCTGCGCCATTTAACTaaaggggcaggggagaggaaaaagaaaagaaaaagtgagactTACCCAAGTTATCAGATGGCACTATACACATGAATTGAAAGTGCATTTGCATTACTTCAAAAGCTCGTTTTAGGCACTGCTGAATAACCAATGAAAATAGGTAGTTTCAagtttttccctttaaattttaACCCCACCCCATCATCATTTCAGAAACATACAcacagctgggtacagtggctcacgcctgtaatccaggactttggaaggatgaggcaggtggatcacctgaagttaggagtttgagatctgcctggccaacatggtaaaaccccaactctactaaaaatacagaaaattagctgggcgtggtggtggctgcctatataatcccagctactcaggaggctgaggcaggagaacagcatgaacctgggaggcggaggttgcagtgagccgagatcatgccatagtagtccagcctggggaacaagagtgaaactccatctcaagaaaaaaaaaaaaaaaagaaagaaaaaaagaaacatacacacactctctgaAGTTGTCACGATAAAATACAGGTGTGATTACGTTTTCTCGTGTTttgagtattatttttaaaaattctctctgaCTGGcggaaggagagaaaaaacacCATTTTGGTAATGGCTTTTGAGAGTTAAAGCAACTGGTTCTATAAATGTCTCAGTACATCCATTGTTTGATTGCCAGTCCCaaatatcaacaaatattttaaaacaggttatgtaagaaaaaagtgcttaaaatatttcagcaagCCAACAAGACACATTAGGAAAATAACCCTTTTACAATTCCTTTGAGATAGTTCTCATTCCTGGTTTCCCTGGTAGGAGGTGGTCACCACTCAAATACGTTGTAGTGATAAATCAGATCCCTATTGTCATCTCTTGTCTCTGGCCTGGAAATCAACCAGTAGGTGGTGCTGAAGCCCCACATGACATATTTCTTCAGAAATCAAACGAGGTCCCTTTTCAAGCCAGAAATATCATTTAAGAATGATCAATTTTGTACAAAACAAGTTCATCAGACCAGTCTCACTTGTCATACCATCTAGATGATTCCATTTTCAAGACTATTACTTAAGCAGTTGTGTTGAGCCATCTGCTTATAATAtcagataaaaacaaacatttgagaGGAAAAGCCAATTGGCAGCGCCAAATCTGTACAGAGAATGAGAAAACGTTCCTGAAGGTGCctatacacacatttaaaaatcagtgatttaAACTACCCATTTGCTTTTACAAAGGAATTCTaatttactcaaaataaaatttccatacaGGGATTTAGAGCACATTATTATATCATTGGTTCGTCTTGTAGACTGATTTAGAAACTGGTATGTTAACTACAAAGATCcaaggtaaaataaaaaccatttcatCACCATAGTTTTTAATGAAGAAACTTGTTTAAAATTGTAAAGGAAAAAACGGGAATGGGACGGCAAAATCTTAGCAGCAAAGTGgttaaacaaattgaaaatattaatgcacaaacattaaaatattaaagcataTATGTTGCATATAAAATACAGTACAGAACCAGGAGTTGCACTATACTGATTAGTGCTTAACAGAAGAAATGATTAAATTTGTTCCTCCCAGAAGTATATACACAGTTCATTTCCACAGCATTTTCCTATATAGCCAGcaagttatttttttcagttattcacACCTTGATCAAACCTGAATCATAAAGTCAACACTTACAATTATGAAAATTCATTCACAAGGAAAACCAGTATTTCCATTTCaccaataaaaatttagaaaggtAACAGTCTATTCTAGGAAACCAAGTTTAGTTGAAAACTTCAGGGATGAAGATCATGTATTGTAGCAGCATTCAAATatataaacagtaaaaataagaCTTAAAACTGCTGCTACAGTGTCATGTTTCGGATTTAGTTCATCCAATTGATTTTTAGTACAAAACTAGAAATACCCTCTTCTTCATAACATCTATAGttatcaatatatttttcttcttttcaatgtGAAATAATACTTCAAGATGATCTATATACACAATGTTGTCAGTTCAAGctgtcatataaatataaatgctttctttaaaaaaaagtattttacagaCAGATAGTGTTATATACATTGTTCAGTTTGATCTGGGGCTAAAGAAAAAAGCTAACACAAGTTTAGTGTGATATATAAAAAGAACGATATATAAAGGACGTTTAAAAACCTGCATAGAAAATGAGCTTCAAATGGtagtgtgattttaatttttatcacctCTGAAACTtcaagccattaaaaaaaaaggcacactTCTCAACTTTATCCCTCTAAGGGAATGTTCTTAAAGAACCCTTTCCTTGGTTAGAGTTTTAATGTAatacttaaaacaacaacaacaacaacaacaacaaaaaaccagacaATGACCTCAAGGTACTATAAAGTTTGTTGGAACACTTATCCAACTATTTTGTAAATTAAACATCCAGTAATATAATGCTCTGTAAAAGAAATTAACTTATATGTACAAGATACTTCATTTACAACGTTGGATTAAATACTTTGCTGGGAGAGTTTAGCacacattttaacataaaataattttgcttttggccggtttaaataaaaataaaatgtaactgaTAAAAAGTTATCATTGTTATGCAAATAATAAGCAGTGAGGATTAAGCTAAAAATAAGCTGAACCTATTCTGGTTTAGCAGAATGATAAATGAAGATCTCAAGAGGAAGCTTTTACACTAACTATCCAGTCAAACTTTTTGCCTTGTAAAACATttgtaaatgcaataaaattttttgaaGGAGGAAACTCTGAAAGAAAACAACTTGCTGGTTGGATACCACAAAtaacaaaacaactaaaaaacttcactttttttctatgtttgtttaCTCAgtctctttttatataaaaataagtgttATGTTCCCATCAGAACATTAGACAATTAcatctgtgctttaaaaaaaagttggtcACTGAAGgctattagaatatttttaaggattttaGATTACCAGAATGTACAGATATAACTCAATATAAATTGTAGCCAAAGAGAAATAAGGATGAAAATATCAAATCATTCACATggaataaaaacattattaactAGATGagttaaatattcaaaatatatggaATGTGacagtagatatatatatatatatatatgtatatatctacttCAGAACTAGGAAGGGAAGCAAAGTTTAATATGTAATAATTCGTACCTTACATTTagttaaatataaacatttgttatttataCATAAAACTGCTTTCAAAAAACAACTAATAAATGATTTAGTTGCACTTGTTTTACTTCTTGTAATTCCCAAGTGTTAACTTTTCTTAGATTGAAATTAACTGTCCCCTAgtgcacttttatttttagtccatGTTCTAATAAATTCAAACCTTTAAAAGACCATCACCTAAcgcataaatatacaaaaaaatgccaaaaattaatCCCTTTTAGTTGGATATTTTACGTTGACTTTTTATAGCCAATAACCAGAAATGGTTTCCTTCTGCAAATACTCTACAACCTGTAACAAAACATGCCACGCACCCAAGGGAAAAGTTAGGCATGGCTAGCATTTGTGAAACGCCAAGAACTGATGAGTTCTGCTTCCTCCATGTGTGGCCCCAATGATACCAGGCAAGATTCCATATTGCTTGCCAAAAGCTTCCATAAATCCAAGTTAGCTAATTCCTGGAAACAAAGATTTTAAGCTCATTTTGGCACTGGATCATTTCATCCAGCAGCTTTATGTTtcccaccacagcaaccacatGCCTCACCACAGCGATGGCACATTCTCAAAGGGACGTAGCAGCACATACATGGTACAATGAAAGACAAAGCTACCAGGGCTAACCATCGCAAGCAGAACTTGTCGTCACTAGTGTCACATGAACAGGGATCAGAAAAATCTCCCTCCGAGTCTGACATACAATGATACAACATGCTCTCTGCACAGAGCATGCAACTAACTTGATATATGCATCTTTTAATAGGGTCTGGAGCATCCTGACATTTTCCCCTGACATTTTCTTCATGATTAAACCTTTCCTGGCAATACACGCAGCGAGAACGTTCACCATCCTCTTTTCTTCGTTTTGACTTCTTAAATTTTAATGAGGAAGGCTGTGTCTTAAATACCACAGAGTCTTTGGGTGAACTTAACTTAGTTTCATCCCCACAAGAGTACAGATAGTCTGATTTTTTACTGTCTGGTTTAGAAAAGTGAATACTGGAATCAGCATCATCTCTTTCCAAGTCATTTTTCCACATGTCAGGATGTCTGTAGTCTGCATAGCGACGTATTAAGATATCCCGAGGGTTTATTCTGACAATCTCATCCTCATCTTGAAAGCTGACATGTCTGATTGATTTCAAAGGGacctaaaaaagaaacagataaaaactCCAATAATGGCTATgaaggttaattttatgtgtcacctTGGTGCAGGCCACAGTGTCCAGATAGTCATTCAAATATTATTCCGGATGTTTCCATGATACGTTTTTGGGATGAGATCAACATTTCAACTCGTGAACTATGAGCAAAGCACAGTACCTTCTGTGATGTAGGTGGATCTCATACAATCAGTTGAAGGCTTTAACAGAACTAAGACTGATCTCCCCCTGAGCAAGAAGAAATTGCCAGTCGGCTGCCTTTGGACTCAGACGACAACAGTTTCCTGGGTCTCCAGAGAGGCTAACCTGCAGATTTTGGATCTGTACCTCTACCACTGCATGAGCTATTTCCTCAAAATGTTCttatctatctgtccatccatctatctatccatctgtccatccatccatctacctgcCCACCCATCCatgatgttttatttctctggaaaacctTAACTAAATTCTATTCCCTAGATATATGGAatttaggcttaaaaaaaaatccaggtctgAGCTAAAGATGAGATGATGGATACAGTTTATTAAATTAACAATATATAATCCCTTTTGGTCCCATCTGGTAATAAACGCAGTTGTGGCAATCCTTCAGCCTCAAATGAGAAGTTTGGAGAGTTTTTAACTAACAGCATTTATAAGTACATATATAGCAAATTTATATAACgaaaatatttttagtacaatTCAACTGTATAGAGAATTAGTCTGTAAAACTTCACCTATATACTAATTAGTTAAATTCTGTATCAGAAGATAAATTAACATTATTTACCCTATTTTGGGACTTTAGACTTCCACACTCCTTGGGTATTTGCCGCTGTACATATTCCATACTTCTGCTCTGAATGTCCAAGCCTGGCTGACCAAATGTtatctaaaatacaaacaatttcTACTTAAATGACATAATAATCTTACTTTTAATTAAACTATGTACAGTGTATGTTCCAAAACCTCATAACCTATTAGCAGTAAAGTTTTTCAAAAATGGTTTTGAGAATAAATATAGAATGATTCCCcaccataaaacaaaaacaaaaccctacgTCTCTTATTATACACTTTAACATTAACAAGTAATAAATGGTcaaaaaagcacaaacaacacAAATATCCATTAACTaacgaatggataaacaaaatgtagcaaaTCCATAAAGTGGATGAAAATGTTAGACAAATATAATTCCAGGTAATGGTTACCTCTGGGATGAAGGCAAAGGGATAGACTTCGGGgtgttccttttttgtttgatGCTTTCTCAAGTATTCagtaaataaattcttttctatGTATTAAACATGTCAAAAATTTTTGATATATGTTGCCATATTTGTCTACAGTGAAATGAACCCCAGGAACgtgaaagagaaaatgagctAAAGAGCTATAATGGCTTCTAGGCCTACAAGACTTTGAAATAATGTATCTATCAatccaaaggattttttttttttttgagacaaggttgcACTCACCCAggttgagtgcaatggcgtgcatggctcactgccaccttgacctctctggctcaagcaatcctcctgctttagacACCTGAATAGCTAAGACTATGGGTGCataccaccagacccagctaatttaaaatatatatatatatataagaaatgtggtcttgctgtatttcccaggtggtctcaaatgcctagactcaagtgatcttcctatctcaacctcccaaagtgatgtgaTCCCAAGTGTGAGCAACCaagcctggcctcaaatgatttaCTAGCTCTTCAAAGCGTTAAAAAATGAGTCAAAGACAAACACTGGCAATGCCTATTTAAGCATTACTAAGGGAAAAAACTAAGCTAGCATTAGTTGACAATTCTTTATGGGTCCCATCTCTGCAGATCTAGTGAGCATATGCACTATCTGCCTTTTGTTTTGGACTATCTTTTCAAGGATGTTCACAGAGTGAAACACTTTAAAAGACACAATGTTTCCTCTTTGGAGACAGGCTTGTTTGGTGTCTGGTATAACAAAGATAGTATCTCCTTCCTCAGCAATTCAGGCAGGCTATTCAACTGCATTAAAAGTTATTATAAAAGACTTGGCTTTCCTAAGTTCAGGATTCCAGTGCTGGGATGCAAACCTCCTGAGTTTACAAAGTATTTGTGAGCATCATTTCCATGGGATTTGGAAGAGCAACAAAAACCAACACAAACGAAGCTCATGCTACTACTGTACTGTGAATaataaagtcctttgtctctgacccagcaGCCATGTATTCTAAGCAGCATTCATAAAACTAGTTAACTTGCTATCTTAGACTCTTTACAGTTCAGCCAAGGCAACTGTCTTGCCCTTTTGGCAAGGTTGTTCCTCTGTCGTAGAAAAGGATCCATCAACTTAAGGCCAGTTGAATGCAATTAAACATTCAAAGCACATAattattttgttgagcatttacACTCACCAAGCTCTAGCTTTTAGTGATGACCTCATAAAGACCTATTTTTGGTAAAGAATATATTAATCAAGCTACTACTAGTACTAACAGCCCTCATGATGGTTGAAATCAAATTGTGTTATAATTTTTACATACCATTTTCTTAAACTCAATTATTTGAATCTCTGAAGATGACTTTAGTCCTAGTATCCTAAGAAAATAAGGTGTCCGGTCTGCAAGCTAAGGGCCAGACTCTACTATGGAAAGTTCATCCTGTGAGGTCTTCTGGGTCACATACAAATTGACAACTGGTACACCATCTTAAGAGCACTGTGCTGAATGGAACTGTGTTTTGTTCCTATTAAGGAACTTCTACAACATTTCTTTACTATATGTATGGCTATAGTTCAGTGAtgctttaaaagagaaaaaccattCCATTCTAATTCCTATTAAACTGAGAAGTTCACTGAATATAACATCAGCAAACTCTAGGGGGTAGATATTGTTATTactccaatttacagatgaggatactaAGGCACAAAGAACTTAAGTAACTTgcacaaggccacacagctagtaagtaaaGAAGCGGGAATTCAGACCCAAACAGAATGGGCTCGAGTGACCATGTCATAATTCCAAAGCTAAGAGCTGTCTGCCAAATGTTGTTTCACTTCTCTTTCTGTAGTATTTAGCACTTTTTATACTTTCTACCTGATGACTACATTCCTCAACCACCACATCATGACCACCATTACTATTCTGGGTCAAGAGTTCAGTTCTTTTTCTTATCAATCAGAAGAACACCTTTAAATTTATAGTTCTTTCAGCCAAAGAAGGTAGGCCAAATAAATTCCCAGGGCCTGGGATGAGGAATATTAGTATATTATAACTTTCCTGTGTTACATTCACCAGGTTTCCTTTCCCTGCTCAACTGTATGAATCAGTGACTTAGTTTAGGATATGTATACTTCCACTCTCTCCTATGTTGAGATGAGTTTTTCTGCCCACTACTCAAGATgtgggaaaatattttgtatttcaaactGTTAAACTGAGTAGCTCCAGATTCAAATATCTCATAGGATGCCTGCAAGTTTACAAACAAATATGACTCCTGGTGGGTTCATTTTAATATCCCAAAGTCTCTAGTGAGAGTATGCAGCTTGCTTTCagtctttattcttaaaattatttcgCTCAAAGTAAAACTGTCTTACAAGTTTTTCTTCTCGtacaaataacttattttttaataaaatttcacaaTTAAGTCTGGACAACATACATAAactacagataatttttaatcaCTAAAATTAGGTAGTTTGTCagtttgttgtgaggattaaaatgaGTATATAagtaaagcacttaaaatagtATCTAGCATGTTATAGGTACcagttataataaaaattaataatgaccAGTGAAAACTAAAGCTACagggagcctgggagactgaCCTGGAGCCTTTTACAATTTGTGTCTGCCTTGAATAATTTCCACTGTATGTGCTATGGTATGAGACTTGTTGGAAGGAAAGCTCCTAGATgacacagtttttttgttttctttctctaccaTTTTTAAGACTTTGGGAAAAGAACAGCAGGGCCCACAATGCTGAATTTAATCAAGTTTGAATTTCATTAACTCTCTGTCTCTGTAATAAACCTGTAGCTCCACCTAAACTTCACTTCCACCTTGGAAAATGAAGTAATTCTAACTCTTCTCATGCAATTCTCCTTTCTTTACAGTTTCCATTGCCTTTGctctatcaatttttttctctgtcctgaGTCTTTTAACTTCTTCACTTTCTTCAACTTATGACCATATTCATTTCTTGAACCTGCATCCTTCTAACCCCATCTATTTGTTAAGGAAGGCTTTTGCATTCAGGCTTCTAAAGAAGTGGCTAGCAAACATCATCTTTGTTTCCTCTCCAGTCATGCAAACCTCTTAATCCCACTGAAATTGTGGTACAGTTACCAATTACCTTTATGGAGATGAACTGGAATTTTATTGGGGCATTTTACCGTAAAACATTAACTACTccatcatttattttacattgtcCTTCCCAGGTTTCTAAGACATCCTTTTCTGGTTCTCATAATGTGACTGGTCTTTTTTAATTCACGGTCTCAATATTTAGTGATTCCCTACTGTAACAGTTTTAAAATAGAACACAGTCTTCCAAAATAATTCTAACTTCTCATTATAGTTTCAGTTTTCATTCTCTGATAATGATTCCCAAAATTTATCTCCAGTCTTTAACTCTCCCTGAGCTTCAAACAATAAAGAGTTACTGGTTGAAAATTTCTAAATCTGTTCAAAAACATTAAGTCACAGATTCCAGGAGCTCTatacaaccaaaacaaaatacataaccTAATACCTAGATAGAGcataataaaatatctgaaaacaatAAAGGTATTATTTCTTAATAGAAAGGGTAGAAACTTCTTCTCAATGGTATTACATCTTTTaaattgatgaaagaaaaaaaattataacttagaATTCAAAAGAGCAAaacatccttcaaaaatgaaggaaatcaaagatttttttttcagataaatgaaaactgaggctcagtaagCACCAAAAAACAGCAAATAATCCTAGATGGAAGCATAGTACATAATgttaaaagtcataaaaaggtgAATAAACCTCAATGAATGCtgactgtttaaaataatattttgcaagattttacattttatagagACAAAGTTTGTAATAACGATtacaaaaaaggtaaaagagaGGTAAATGGAGTTAAGATACTATAGATCTATGCATTATCCTGAAAATGGTAAAACACTAACACAGAATAGATTTTAAGGAGTCAAGATATCTCTAGGATAACCACTAAAAATATTGAACAACTGTATTACCTATTAGCTAATAAAGGGATGATAATCAGGCaatcaaatatatttgaataagcaaactgaaagtaaaaaacaaaaagcaaatggagccaataaagtgaataaaatggTAGATTTATACCAATCATTGTaaagtaaatgaacaaaatactccaataaaaagacaaagatattCTTGGTTGCGGCGGGGACCTAAACCCAACTATACATGGTTTAAAACAGAGGTCTTAAATAAATGATACAGAAATGctggaagtaaaaagaaaaagaaaaaaaaaaacactgtgaaAGTGCTAACCAGAAAAAAGTTGATGTAGTCTGATATCAAAAAAGTACTTTTACGCAAGAAATATTACTAGAGATAAAGAAAGATATCTCATAATGACAAAAGGATTAATTCAACAAAAAGGCTGCTATACCCACTACTATAACACTGACCATATGCTGGGCCATCAACCAAGTTCCATCAaatgccaataaaataaaatcacacataaaatcatctttatttgtaacattaaagagaaaactagaaaatcccaaatatttagaaatgaaacaaCCTATTTCTGAATAATGGTAAAAACAGGGCATATCATCATTTTGCCAATGATAGGTGTTGGAAGCAAAGTAGCATATGGCAGTTCACTCCTTTATTCATTCTACCTCTGGTATGTctaaaattttccattaaaaatgaacaaactagaaaattctgtaaaatgtggatagaGGAGCacttaaatgaaaatttatagcCTTAAATACGTATgttagaaaaagacagaaaaagaggaaagaagctggaaaaaaaaaatcaagaaactaaGCTTTTACAATAATATAAAACCAGGAAGAGTAAAGCTAAAACCTAATAGTGTAGGCAAACGGAAGTCAGAAGCAGAAACTAATGAAATAGAAAGcaaacttttaaagaagtaaaaaatccAAAAGCTGCCTTCGAAAAGGCTAAAAAGGATAAACCTCTAAGCAAGAATAATCAAAGAAGAGAAGGCACATATATTTTCAATATCTGCAATGAAAAATGGGATATATTTATGCCAATAAACTTGAAAATCTGGCCAGAAACTATAACTTGTCACAGCTGACACAAAAAGAATTAGGAATTGTGAATAGTCCTGTGTCTGTTAAGGAAATTGATTCTGTAATTCAAaaccatcttaaaaacaaaacaaaacaaaacaaaaaacaaaaactaagcccagatggcttcactagGGAATTCTACCAAACGTTTAAGAAAGAAGTAACGACTAATCTTAAACTCTTCCATATATGTGAAAAGAAATACTGTTCAACTTATTTTATGAAGTTAACATACCGTGATAGCAACACCTGATAAAAATATTACGAGAAAGGAAAATTATGTTGATCTCTTTCATAAGCATAGACATAAAAATCCAAGATGAA
The sequence above is a segment of the Saimiri boliviensis isolate mSaiBol1 chromosome 2, mSaiBol1.pri, whole genome shotgun sequence genome. Coding sequences within it:
- the SPRED1 gene encoding sprouty-related, EVH1 domain-containing protein 1 isoform X1, yielding MSEETATSDNDNSYARVRAVVMTRDDSSGGWLPLGGSGLSSVTVFKVPHQEENGCADFFIRGERLRDKMVVLECMLKKDLIYNKVTPTFHHWKIDDKKFGLTFQSPADARAFDRGIRRAIEDISQGCPESKNEAEGADDLQATEEDSSSSLVKDHLFQQETVVTSEPYRISNIRPSPFEDLNARRVYMQSQANQITFGQPGLDIQSRSMEYVQRQIPKECGSLKSQNRVPLKSIRHVSFQDEDEIVRINPRDILIRRYADYRHPDMWKNDLERDDADSSIHFSKPDSKKSDYLYSCGDETKLSSPKDSVVFKTQPSSLKFKKSKRRKEDGERSRCVYCQERFNHEENVRGKCQDAPDPIKRCIYQVSCMLCAESMLYHCMSDSEGDFSDPCSCDTSDDKFCLRWLALVALSFIVPCMCCYVPLRMCHRCGEACGCCGGKHKAAG
- the SPRED1 gene encoding sprouty-related, EVH1 domain-containing protein 1 isoform X2, translated to MSEETATSDNDNSYARVRAVVMTRDDSSGGWLPLGGSGLSSVTVFKVPHQEENGCADFFIRGERLRDKMVVLECMLKKDLIYNKVTPTFHHWKIDDKKFGLTFQSPADARAFDRGIRRAIEDISQGCPESKNEAEGADDLQATEEDSSSSLVKDHLFQQETVVTSEPYRISNIRPSPFEDLNARRVYMQSQANQVPLKSIRHVSFQDEDEIVRINPRDILIRRYADYRHPDMWKNDLERDDADSSIHFSKPDSKKSDYLYSCGDETKLSSPKDSVVFKTQPSSLKFKKSKRRKEDGERSRCVYCQERFNHEENVRGKCQDAPDPIKRCIYQVSCMLCAESMLYHCMSDSEGDFSDPCSCDTSDDKFCLRWLALVALSFIVPCMCCYVPLRMCHRCGEACGCCGGKHKAAG